One uncultured Alphaproteobacteria bacterium genomic region harbors:
- the cas gene encoding CRISPR-associated endoribonuclease Cas2, whose product MWVIAMFDLPTFTPQDRKAYARFRKDLIEDGFTMMQYSVYYRHCASIENADLHAKRMGDRVPAAGEVRFMTITDKQFARIRVYVGKKRQPTQPSPSQMELF is encoded by the coding sequence ATGTGGGTAATCGCCATGTTCGACTTGCCGACCTTCACCCCCCAAGACCGTAAAGCCTACGCCCGGTTCCGCAAGGATCTGATCGAGGACGGCTTCACCATGATGCAGTACTCGGTCTATTATCGGCACTGTGCCTCGATCGAGAATGCCGACCTCCATGCCAAGCGGATGGGGGATAGGGTGCCGGCAGCTGGCGAGGTCCGGTTCATGACCATCACTGATAAGCAGTTCGCGCGGATCAGGGTCTATGTCGGGAAAAAACGCCAACCCACCCAGCCATCACCTTCCCAGATGGAGCTTTTTTGA
- the cas gene encoding CRISPR-associated endonuclease Cas1, producing MLRKTIEIATPGNRLSVANRQLVIERPDRQRATVPIEDIGVVVVDDIRATYTQAVFIDLLEAGATVMVTGRDHLPAGMMLPLDAHHVQTARHIAQVAASGPTKKRAWQTLIRTKIALQGEVLKNFTGEDGGLTPMSRRVRSGDPDNLEAQAAQRYWPRLFGPAFRRDRTAEGVNALLNYGYAVVRAATARAVVASGLIPSLGVFHKNRGNPFCLADDLLEPYRPFVDWRVRQLYDEGDEKALSLDHRPTRAALLSVFNETVVVEGRRLPLLLAIESGAASLSRALTEGGKNLALPEGLPVQMVPEEDDREPD from the coding sequence GTGCTGCGTAAGACCATCGAGATTGCCACCCCCGGCAACCGGCTTTCGGTCGCTAACCGCCAATTGGTGATCGAACGGCCGGACCGGCAGAGGGCAACGGTGCCGATCGAAGACATCGGGGTCGTGGTGGTGGACGATATCCGCGCCACCTACACCCAGGCAGTTTTCATAGATCTGCTGGAGGCCGGCGCCACTGTGATGGTCACGGGACGCGACCATCTTCCGGCCGGCATGATGCTGCCTCTGGACGCCCACCATGTGCAGACGGCACGCCATATCGCCCAAGTCGCGGCCAGCGGGCCGACCAAAAAACGGGCCTGGCAAACTCTGATCCGTACCAAAATCGCCTTACAAGGCGAGGTGCTGAAAAACTTTACCGGCGAGGACGGCGGACTCACGCCGATGTCCCGCCGGGTTCGTTCCGGAGACCCCGATAACCTGGAGGCTCAGGCGGCGCAGCGTTACTGGCCACGCCTGTTCGGCCCAGCATTTCGGCGGGATCGAACGGCAGAGGGCGTCAACGCGTTGCTCAACTACGGCTATGCGGTGGTCCGGGCCGCCACCGCGCGGGCAGTGGTCGCCTCCGGACTGATCCCGTCCCTTGGTGTTTTCCACAAGAATCGGGGCAACCCGTTCTGTCTCGCCGACGATCTGCTGGAACCATACCGTCCGTTCGTCGATTGGCGGGTTCGGCAGCTATACGATGAAGGCGACGAAAAAGCCCTCTCGCTCGACCATCGGCCGACACGAGCGGCGCTGTTGTCGGTGTTCAATGAGACGGTGGTCGTGGAAGGCCGCCGGCTGCCCCTCCTGCTGGCCATCGAATCCGGTGCGGCGTCACTCTCTCGGGCATTGACCGAGGGAGGCAAAAACCTCGCCTTGCCAGAGGGGCTACCCGTTCAAATGGTTCCCGAAGAAGACGACAGGGAACCTGACTGA
- a CDS encoding CRISPR-associated protein, Csn1 family, producing the protein MQERVFGFDIGTTSIGFAVIDYDPDQQTGHIQGLGVRIFPEARDPDGTPLNQQRRAKRMMRRQLRRRKQRRRSLNEALLAAGLLPQFDQDKASEWSRVMLADPYDLRSRGLTEPLTAHELGRAFYHLAKRRHFNGRDLEETENEEADEKEARTNRESTLAALKRENVTLGTWLATRPDGVKRRGVHADRQTVVAEFEALWTAQAPHHPVLRDESFKEMITDAVFFQRPVFWRTSTLGHCRFMPDEPLCAKGSWLSQQRRMLEKLNNLAVAGGNLRPLDAEERAAILAKLQTQGGMTWSGVRAALKPLFSMRGEKGAEKGLKFNLELGGDKGLLGNKVEADLARVFGDDWPTHPHKQAIREAAYDLLGGADYGHTTDDKRVVILSKAERRKRRDAAAQIFIDEFGATPEQAAKLRELSFQPGWEPFSIAALRAFLPKLEEGIRMGELLSGPAYDDWRDKTFPHRDRPSGEILDLLPSPKEEEEQRRIANLRNSTVVRVQNELRKVVNNLIRVYGKPGRIRVELARQVGKSKREREEEQKRNRKNEAERKKAEIALRSQGITEPSRDDIEKWRLWQECGSCDPYSGQRIGFDDLFRNDLFQVEHIFPQSKSFDDGFRNKTLCHRDWNLLKNNRTPFEAFGHTDEWADMNDRMWRNVREGRMSKGKAIRFCRDEKLDNDFTSRQLNDTGYAARQAVALLKRLWPDLGPEAPVMVQAVSGRVTAQLRRLWGLNNILSDNGEKTRGDHRHHAVDALAVACAHPGMTQQLSRFWQDADNPSARRPRLLPPWPTIRAEADKAVGEIVVSHRVRKKVSGPLHKETTYGDTGEDIKTKTGVYRQFVTRKKVEALKSGELNDIRDEEVRRIVQEWVASHGGDPKKAFATYPHLGSNGPEIRKVRLTTKQQLKLMAPVSTGYADLGANHHIAIYRKPDGKAGFEVVSLYEATRRLARHEPVVRRDCGEGSAFVMSLAPGEALEFPNGEGFWIVQGVWANGQVVLEHANDACHATTTRPAPSVLLKKAARKVSLDPIGRVRPASD; encoded by the coding sequence ATGCAAGAGCGTGTGTTCGGATTCGATATCGGCACGACCTCCATCGGTTTCGCGGTGATCGACTACGATCCCGATCAGCAGACCGGCCATATCCAGGGTCTCGGGGTGCGCATCTTCCCCGAGGCTCGCGATCCGGATGGCACGCCGCTCAACCAGCAACGCCGCGCCAAACGGATGATGCGCCGTCAGCTGCGACGCCGTAAGCAGCGCCGGCGGTCTCTGAACGAAGCGTTGCTGGCGGCCGGCTTGCTGCCTCAATTCGACCAGGACAAGGCTTCGGAATGGTCGAGGGTGATGCTGGCCGACCCTTACGATCTTCGCAGTCGCGGCCTTACGGAGCCGTTGACCGCTCACGAACTAGGTAGGGCATTTTATCATCTTGCCAAACGGCGCCACTTCAACGGCCGCGACCTAGAGGAAACAGAAAACGAGGAAGCGGACGAAAAAGAAGCGAGGACCAATCGGGAATCAACCCTGGCCGCCCTGAAGCGGGAGAACGTCACCCTTGGCACCTGGTTGGCGACCAGGCCCGACGGCGTAAAGCGGCGCGGCGTTCATGCTGACCGGCAAACGGTAGTGGCAGAGTTCGAGGCGCTGTGGACAGCACAGGCCCCCCATCATCCCGTCCTGCGAGACGAATCATTCAAGGAAATGATAACGGACGCGGTGTTCTTCCAGCGTCCCGTCTTCTGGCGGACCAGTACCCTTGGACATTGCCGGTTCATGCCGGATGAACCCTTGTGCGCCAAAGGCTCGTGGCTGTCGCAACAGCGGCGGATGCTGGAAAAGCTCAACAACTTGGCGGTGGCCGGCGGCAACTTGCGCCCTCTCGACGCGGAGGAACGGGCTGCGATCCTGGCGAAGCTCCAGACACAGGGAGGAATGACTTGGTCTGGAGTACGCGCGGCGTTAAAGCCCCTTTTTTCAATGCGGGGTGAGAAAGGCGCCGAAAAAGGACTGAAGTTCAACCTTGAGCTGGGAGGAGACAAGGGGTTGCTCGGAAACAAGGTTGAAGCCGACCTTGCTAGGGTCTTTGGTGACGATTGGCCGACGCATCCTCATAAACAGGCGATCCGCGAGGCCGCCTACGACCTGCTGGGCGGCGCCGACTATGGCCACACGACCGACGATAAGCGTGTGGTGATCCTGTCCAAGGCCGAGCGCCGGAAGCGGCGGGACGCGGCAGCGCAAATCTTTATCGATGAATTCGGCGCTACGCCGGAACAGGCCGCGAAGCTGCGGGAACTGTCTTTCCAGCCGGGTTGGGAGCCGTTTTCCATAGCCGCTCTCCGCGCTTTCCTGCCGAAGCTGGAGGAAGGCATCCGCATGGGCGAACTACTCAGCGGACCGGCCTACGACGATTGGCGCGATAAGACGTTTCCACACCGCGACCGGCCCAGCGGCGAAATCCTCGACCTACTGCCCAGTCCAAAGGAAGAGGAAGAGCAGCGGCGGATCGCCAACCTGCGCAATTCCACGGTCGTACGGGTTCAGAACGAGCTGCGCAAAGTGGTCAACAACCTGATTCGTGTCTACGGCAAACCCGGTCGCATCCGGGTCGAACTGGCCCGCCAGGTCGGAAAATCCAAACGCGAGCGGGAGGAGGAACAGAAGCGTAACCGCAAAAACGAGGCGGAGCGGAAGAAGGCCGAGATCGCCCTGCGATCGCAGGGCATCACCGAGCCTTCCCGCGACGACATCGAAAAATGGCGGCTGTGGCAGGAATGCGGGAGCTGCGACCCTTACTCCGGCCAGCGGATTGGTTTTGACGACCTGTTCCGCAATGACCTGTTCCAGGTAGAGCATATCTTTCCGCAGTCAAAGTCGTTCGACGACGGGTTCCGCAACAAGACGCTGTGCCACCGCGACTGGAACCTGCTCAAGAACAACCGGACGCCCTTCGAGGCGTTTGGTCACACCGATGAGTGGGCTGATATGAACGATCGCATGTGGCGGAACGTCAGAGAAGGCCGGATGAGCAAGGGCAAGGCGATCCGCTTCTGCCGAGACGAGAAACTTGACAACGATTTCACCAGCCGCCAGTTGAACGACACCGGTTATGCTGCCCGGCAGGCGGTGGCGCTTCTCAAACGCCTGTGGCCGGACTTGGGGCCGGAAGCGCCAGTGATGGTGCAGGCGGTTTCCGGCCGCGTCACCGCCCAGCTTCGCCGACTCTGGGGCCTTAATAACATCCTCTCTGACAACGGAGAGAAAACCCGCGGCGACCACCGCCATCACGCGGTGGACGCTCTCGCCGTTGCTTGTGCCCATCCGGGAATGACCCAACAGCTTTCCCGCTTCTGGCAGGATGCCGACAATCCCTCCGCCCGGCGTCCCCGCTTGTTGCCACCCTGGCCGACCATCCGCGCCGAGGCCGACAAGGCGGTGGGTGAAATTGTCGTTTCCCATAGAGTGCGCAAGAAGGTATCCGGGCCGTTGCATAAGGAAACAACCTACGGCGATACCGGAGAAGACATTAAGACGAAGACCGGCGTTTATCGCCAGTTTGTTACCCGCAAGAAGGTGGAGGCGCTAAAATCCGGCGAACTGAATGATATTCGGGACGAAGAGGTGCGTCGGATCGTCCAGGAATGGGTTGCCTCCCATGGAGGTGATCCCAAGAAGGCGTTCGCCACCTACCCGCACCTCGGCTCCAACGGCCCTGAAATCCGCAAGGTCCGCCTTACCACAAAGCAGCAATTGAAGCTGATGGCCCCAGTGTCCACCGGCTATGCCGACCTCGGTGCCAACCACCATATCGCCATTTACCGCAAGCCGGATGGCAAAGCGGGCTTCGAGGTGGTGAGCTTGTATGAGGCTACTCGCCGTCTTGCCCGCCACGAACCGGTGGTGCGACGGGACTGCGGAGAAGGATCGGCATTCGTCATGTCGCTGGCACCGGGAGAAGCATTGGAGTTTCCGAATGGAGAAGGCTTCTGGATTGTTCAAGGGGTATGGGCAAATGGTCAGGTTGTTTTGGAGCACGCCAACGATGCTTGCCATGCGACCACGACACGCCCTGCGCCCAGCGTTCTTCTGAAAAAAGCAGCCAGGAAAGTTTCCCTCGATCCCATCGGCCGCGTCCGGCCGGCATCGGACTGA
- a CDS encoding conserved hypothetical protein (Evidence 4 : Homologs of previously reported genes of unknown function) translates to MALTIQATVASKIGFASHQNAVPIIREIVLSNSDTALENLHLVLGADPAFLKPRTWPIDRLGEGDELRVSERDVALHAQMLGDLRESLSGAITLRLEAADGTELATFSQAVEILARNEWGGADSMVELLPAFIMPNDPAVDQVLKTASDILRRAGRPDALDGYASGKRERVWEITSAIWSAIAGFQLSYAVPPASFERTGQKIRTPSAILEGRVATCLDTTLLFAATLEQAGLNPLVVLTEGHAFAGVWLQPMEFATLVTDEAAALRRHLDLSDLVVFETTLATSASPAGFSQAMAAAQRQIAEGSKDRFDAVIDVHRARMQKIRPLGVPGITGQGEMSADKPVVLEGLEAAPFLPAFDVAVEAPEETAGSRIEQWQRKLLDLTTRNRLLHLPEAAKAVRLLCPDPGKLEDLLASGKKVRIVPMPDLEIGGRDEDLYEARNRENLKEEVARTAMERGEALSLLSKDKLDAALVELYRKARSDIEEGGANTLYLALGFLKWKKSATEQRVYRAPLILLPVKLERRSALSGVVMGHHEDEPRFNLTLLELLRQDFALNIPGLSGELPKDDNGIDVAGVWRVVRAAIRDIPGFEVVPEVVLATVSFAKYLMWKDLVDRAARLKESPLVRHLIEREDAPLDQTGEFPRPEDLDGKTDPAELFTPLPADSSQLAAVVASAEGRHFVLDGPPGTGKSQTIANIIAHNLGLGRRVLFVAEKKAALDVVQRRLEEKGLGPFCLELHSAKATKVAVLKQLDRAWTTRDALTEAEWRHEATEAKRLRDDLNDLVRVLHRRDPSGWTIHRAIGRAIRDTEAASLKLTFAPRAHHDANDMSRFGDVTRRLGIAWNVVADLPQDLKGVSQAEWSNGWQEAILAASARLPSAIDDFKASAAELLAATGLSIEANDREAIAALLTFVQLLLDMHGHDLRLAFVPDFVDRNTSAGKAMALVSEYRKVEHELSAPYAPEAARRVPIEALREQWAEAGKKKLFAGKARNKVALALQQAGGTAGTVDPGADLPRLAQLRDLLVQFDTFEPRLAQVPGWSGLATEAITLAQGFARADRLRKAIAAQAPDPDSLARLRKTVANLVVEANDLLDPNGAIARAAARLGQALNAFDVAMERFGTLAKVPERMDFDALRAQAEAIAAHAERLNAWTHWQRARSEAISLGLMPLVEAVESGAVAPNETVRAFEVAYARWFAATRIDEEPILRHFMSGEHADRIQRYRELVDRHSELSVRYIRARLCGLIPSKDESGKLGGYGVLKHQLQLQRAHKPIRRLASEMGDAFTRLAPCMLMSPLSIAQYLPPDQALFDLVIFDEASQITPWDAIGAMARGKQVIVAGDPRQMPPTNFFLRGSSDTDGDDGTEADLESILDECLAAGVPQHSLEWHYRSRHESLITFSNHAYYDGKLVTFPAPVTRASAVSWRKVDGVYAKGAGKTNPIEAQALVEEAIRRLRDPGFVDSQGKPLTLGIITLNSEQQSLVEDLLDRERRRHPEIEPAFSDECSEPVVVKNLETVQGDERDLILLGVGFGPTEPAGKTMSMNFGALNKQGGERRLNVAITRARSEMVVFTSFEPGMIDLTRTTARAVTDLKNFVAYAERGPRAIAEAVRGSLGGADSPFEEAVADELRRKGWTVVPQVGVSKFRIDLGVVHPDRPGDYLLGIECDGATYHSAATARDRDKVRAAILENLGWKLLRIWSTDWWIDRRGAADRIHRQIEEFLSADRTAAAERAAAATVADDGIDAAEETAIPDPSVVQIDEAEPSPMLETTEDTITLFPAPDDDIVDDPPDTRPAQLIARAASPVTDEHYHVSTFAGFEAQILPQDFYEPTYDATLELLIDHVLATEAPIAEPLLVQRIARAHGFQRAGRVIRDRVMKIVRRKHHVTKEEGGNAFVWMDRQASLAWSVARFPATENDIRQIEFIALAELAAVEGDPVEISRKFGVRRLSASARARIEIAKGSVVPRILL, encoded by the coding sequence ATGGCGCTAACGATACAAGCGACTGTCGCAAGCAAGATCGGCTTTGCGTCGCATCAGAATGCTGTCCCGATCATTCGAGAAATCGTTCTCTCGAACTCCGATACTGCGCTGGAAAATCTGCACCTCGTCCTCGGCGCCGATCCAGCATTTCTGAAGCCGCGGACGTGGCCAATCGACCGCCTCGGCGAAGGAGACGAGCTTCGCGTTTCGGAACGCGACGTTGCGCTGCATGCCCAGATGCTCGGAGATTTGCGGGAAAGCCTGTCAGGCGCGATCACGCTCCGGCTGGAGGCTGCGGACGGCACGGAACTCGCGACGTTTTCCCAAGCGGTGGAGATTCTCGCACGAAACGAGTGGGGCGGTGCCGACAGCATGGTGGAGCTGTTGCCCGCCTTCATCATGCCGAACGATCCGGCGGTCGATCAGGTCCTGAAGACGGCGTCCGACATTCTGCGGCGCGCGGGGCGGCCGGACGCTCTCGACGGCTACGCTTCCGGCAAGCGGGAACGCGTCTGGGAAATCACCTCCGCGATCTGGTCCGCGATCGCGGGTTTCCAACTTTCCTACGCGGTTCCTCCCGCAAGCTTCGAACGTACCGGGCAGAAGATTCGAACCCCGTCCGCCATTTTGGAAGGACGTGTCGCGACGTGCCTCGACACTACGCTGCTGTTTGCGGCGACGTTGGAGCAGGCGGGGCTCAACCCGCTCGTGGTTCTCACGGAAGGCCATGCATTTGCCGGGGTTTGGCTTCAGCCGATGGAGTTCGCCACCCTCGTCACCGATGAGGCCGCAGCGCTCCGCCGTCACCTCGATCTTTCCGATCTCGTGGTTTTCGAGACGACACTCGCGACGTCGGCTTCCCCCGCCGGATTCAGCCAGGCGATGGCTGCGGCACAGAGGCAGATCGCCGAAGGCTCCAAAGACCGGTTCGACGCCGTCATCGACGTCCACCGCGCACGGATGCAGAAGATTCGTCCACTCGGGGTGCCGGGGATTACCGGTCAAGGCGAGATGAGCGCCGATAAACCGGTTGTGTTGGAGGGGCTGGAGGCTGCGCCGTTTCTGCCAGCATTCGATGTGGCGGTTGAGGCGCCGGAAGAGACCGCCGGCAGCCGGATCGAGCAGTGGCAACGCAAGCTGCTGGACCTCACCACCCGCAACCGTCTGCTCCATCTACCGGAAGCCGCGAAGGCGGTGCGTCTCCTTTGCCCCGACCCTGGGAAGCTCGAAGATCTCCTCGCGAGCGGAAAGAAGGTCCGCATCGTACCGATGCCCGATCTTGAGATCGGTGGACGCGACGAAGACCTCTACGAGGCCAGGAATCGGGAAAATCTGAAGGAAGAGGTTGCGCGAACCGCGATGGAACGCGGTGAAGCTCTCTCGCTTCTCTCCAAAGACAAGCTCGACGCCGCTCTCGTCGAGCTGTATCGCAAGGCGCGTAGCGACATCGAGGAAGGAGGCGCGAATACGCTCTACCTGGCGCTCGGTTTTCTTAAGTGGAAAAAGTCCGCCACCGAACAAAGAGTGTACCGCGCGCCGTTGATCCTGCTGCCGGTCAAGCTGGAGCGTCGGAGCGCGCTTTCGGGCGTGGTGATGGGACACCATGAGGATGAACCGCGATTCAACCTGACACTCCTTGAGCTGCTACGCCAGGATTTCGCCCTGAACATTCCCGGATTGAGCGGCGAACTCCCCAAAGATGACAACGGCATCGACGTTGCAGGAGTCTGGCGGGTCGTCCGTGCCGCGATTCGCGACATCCCCGGCTTCGAGGTCGTTCCCGAGGTGGTCCTCGCCACGGTTTCGTTCGCGAAGTATCTGATGTGGAAGGATCTCGTCGATCGTGCCGCGCGCCTGAAGGAAAGCCCGCTGGTCCGGCACCTGATCGAGCGGGAGGACGCCCCGCTCGATCAGACGGGAGAATTTCCGAGACCGGAAGACCTCGACGGAAAGACCGATCCGGCCGAACTCTTCACTCCGCTTCCGGCCGACAGCTCGCAGCTTGCAGCGGTCGTCGCGTCGGCCGAGGGCCGCCATTTCGTCCTCGACGGCCCGCCCGGAACCGGCAAGTCCCAGACGATCGCCAACATCATTGCGCATAATTTGGGCCTCGGTCGGCGGGTCCTGTTCGTTGCCGAGAAGAAAGCCGCCCTCGACGTGGTCCAGCGCCGCCTCGAGGAAAAAGGCCTCGGGCCGTTCTGCCTCGAGCTGCATTCGGCCAAGGCGACCAAGGTCGCCGTTCTCAAACAACTCGATCGGGCGTGGACGACCCGCGATGCCCTGACCGAAGCCGAGTGGCGGCATGAGGCGACGGAGGCGAAGCGCCTGCGCGACGATCTCAACGACTTGGTCCGCGTGCTGCATCGACGGGATCCGAGCGGTTGGACGATTCACCGGGCGATCGGACGCGCCATTCGCGACACCGAAGCCGCGTCGTTGAAGCTGACGTTCGCCCCCCGAGCACACCACGACGCCAACGACATGTCCCGTTTCGGTGACGTCACGCGACGGCTCGGAATTGCCTGGAACGTGGTTGCCGATCTCCCGCAAGACCTGAAGGGCGTATCGCAGGCCGAATGGTCGAACGGCTGGCAAGAAGCCATTCTGGCGGCATCCGCCCGTCTTCCGTCGGCGATCGACGACTTCAAGGCGTCCGCCGCCGAGTTGCTGGCGGCGACCGGGCTCTCGATCGAGGCGAACGATCGTGAAGCAATCGCTGCTCTCCTGACGTTCGTCCAGCTCCTGCTCGATATGCATGGGCATGACCTCCGGCTTGCGTTCGTGCCCGACTTCGTGGATCGGAATACGTCGGCCGGCAAGGCGATGGCGCTGGTTTCCGAGTATCGCAAGGTCGAGCACGAACTGTCGGCGCCCTACGCGCCCGAGGCCGCCCGCCGCGTCCCGATCGAGGCGCTACGGGAACAATGGGCCGAGGCCGGAAAGAAGAAACTCTTCGCGGGAAAGGCGCGCAACAAGGTTGCGCTTGCGCTTCAGCAGGCGGGAGGCACGGCTGGAACCGTCGACCCGGGGGCCGACCTGCCACGGCTTGCACAGCTTCGCGACCTTCTCGTCCAGTTCGACACGTTCGAGCCTCGCCTCGCGCAGGTGCCGGGCTGGTCGGGGCTGGCGACCGAAGCGATCACCCTGGCTCAGGGGTTCGCGCGAGCCGACCGTCTCCGCAAGGCCATCGCGGCGCAGGCCCCGGATCCCGACAGCCTTGCCCGTCTTCGCAAGACGGTGGCCAATCTCGTCGTCGAGGCCAACGATCTGCTCGATCCGAATGGGGCCATTGCGCGGGCGGCCGCTCGTCTCGGGCAGGCTTTGAATGCTTTCGACGTGGCCATGGAACGCTTCGGCACGTTGGCGAAAGTGCCCGAACGGATGGATTTCGACGCCCTGCGCGCGCAGGCCGAAGCAATCGCGGCGCATGCGGAACGCCTCAACGCCTGGACCCACTGGCAGCGTGCGCGGAGCGAAGCGATTTCACTCGGCTTGATGCCTCTGGTCGAAGCGGTCGAGAGCGGAGCCGTTGCGCCAAATGAGACGGTTCGTGCCTTCGAAGTCGCATATGCACGGTGGTTCGCCGCGACGCGGATCGACGAGGAGCCGATCCTCCGCCACTTCATGTCGGGCGAACACGCCGACCGGATCCAACGATACCGGGAACTGGTGGACCGTCACAGCGAACTCTCGGTTCGATACATCCGCGCCAGGCTCTGCGGTTTGATCCCGTCGAAAGACGAAAGCGGGAAGCTCGGCGGCTACGGAGTCCTGAAGCATCAGCTTCAGTTGCAACGCGCGCACAAGCCGATTCGCAGGCTGGCGTCCGAGATGGGTGATGCCTTCACGCGGCTGGCTCCGTGCATGCTGATGAGCCCGCTGTCGATCGCGCAGTATCTTCCTCCGGATCAAGCCTTGTTCGATCTCGTCATCTTCGACGAAGCTTCCCAGATCACGCCGTGGGATGCGATCGGTGCGATGGCGCGAGGCAAGCAGGTGATCGTCGCAGGAGACCCGCGGCAAATGCCGCCGACGAACTTCTTTCTTCGCGGATCGTCGGATACCGACGGCGACGACGGGACGGAGGCCGACCTCGAAAGCATTCTGGACGAATGCCTGGCTGCCGGAGTGCCGCAGCATAGCCTCGAGTGGCATTATCGGAGCCGCCATGAAAGTCTCATCACGTTTTCCAATCATGCTTACTACGACGGGAAGCTCGTGACCTTCCCGGCTCCGGTGACGCGGGCGAGCGCGGTGAGTTGGAGAAAGGTGGATGGCGTTTACGCGAAGGGCGCGGGGAAGACCAACCCCATTGAAGCTCAGGCTCTCGTCGAGGAAGCGATAAGGCGATTGCGCGATCCGGGATTCGTCGATTCCCAGGGCAAGCCGCTGACCCTGGGGATCATCACACTCAACTCCGAGCAACAGAGCCTCGTCGAAGATCTTCTCGACAGGGAACGCCGCCGCCACCCGGAAATCGAGCCCGCTTTCAGCGACGAGTGCTCTGAGCCCGTGGTCGTCAAAAACCTCGAGACAGTGCAAGGCGACGAGCGAGATCTGATCCTGCTCGGCGTCGGGTTCGGCCCCACGGAACCGGCCGGCAAAACGATGTCGATGAACTTCGGCGCACTGAACAAGCAGGGCGGAGAGCGGCGGTTGAACGTCGCGATCACTCGCGCCCGGTCCGAAATGGTGGTGTTCACCTCCTTCGAGCCGGGAATGATCGATCTGACCCGGACTACCGCACGCGCCGTGACCGACCTCAAGAATTTCGTTGCCTATGCCGAGCGCGGCCCGCGGGCGATTGCGGAGGCCGTGCGCGGCTCGCTCGGCGGGGCAGATTCACCATTCGAGGAAGCCGTGGCGGACGAACTTCGCCGGAAAGGATGGACGGTCGTGCCCCAAGTCGGGGTCTCGAAATTCCGGATCGACCTCGGCGTCGTCCATCCGGACCGCCCCGGAGATTACCTGCTCGGTATCGAATGCGACGGCGCGACCTATCACAGCGCCGCGACGGCCCGCGATCGCGATAAGGTCCGCGCCGCGATTCTCGAGAACCTCGGCTGGAAGCTCCTGCGAATTTGGTCGACCGACTGGTGGATCGATAGACGGGGCGCCGCCGATCGGATCCACCGGCAGATCGAGGAGTTCCTTTCCGCCGATCGGACCGCCGCTGCCGAGCGAGCCGCCGCGGCGACCGTTGCCGATGACGGAATCGATGCCGCCGAGGAAACCGCCATTCCCGATCCGTCGGTCGTTCAGATCGACGAGGCAGAGCCGTCGCCGATGTTGGAAACGACGGAAGACACCATCACGCTATTTCCTGCGCCCGACGATGATATCGTCGATGATCCGCCGGACACTCGTCCTGCGCAGCTTATTGCACGGGCGGCGTCGCCGGTGACGGATGAGCACTACCATGTGTCCACATTCGCGGGCTTCGAAGCCCAGATTCTCCCGCAGGATTTTTACGAGCCGACCTATGATGCGACCCTTGAACTCTTGATCGATCACGTCCTCGCCACCGAAGCGCCGATCGCCGAACCTCTCCTCGTTCAGCGGATAGCAAGAGCCCACGGCTTCCAACGCGCCGGACGGGTCATCAGGGATCGTGTGATGAAAATCGTGCGCCGAAAGCACCACGTTACCAAGGAAGAAGGCGGCAATGCTTTCGTTTGGATGGATCGTCAGGCTTCCCTGGCGTGGTCGGTTGCCCGTTTCCCGGCCACGGAAAACGATATTCGTCAGATCGAGTTCATCGCGCTTGCCGAGCTTGCGGCAGTCGAAGGAGATCCCGTCGAAATTTCTAGGAAATTCGGAGTGCGACGGCTTTCGGCATCCGCACGTGCTCGCATCGAAATTGCGAAAGGTTCAGTTGTGCCCCGCATTCTTCTGTAG
- a CDS encoding Pentapeptide repeat-containing protein, with protein MYTDNGKTPLLDKRFDQDESASRYVGHVFVRLSAKGRKFTNVDFRYSTFDACYFRNAQFNSCDFTGCRFVGSNFHGATFSGCTFDYSSFEKTTIDPTILDTEYPKPENLRARFARTLRMNFSQLGDVASANKAMRVELEATGIHCRKAVFSDEKYYRSKYTGVLWWKALYDLLLFRLGDFVWGNGESLGRLLRCVLLVLLAMTAFDVVEFGSPNLTSSWGTSFLRSFELFMGVPFDPVDYPKPYVGIMTLVRLIAIAFLISIVFKKFNRR; from the coding sequence ATGTACACGGATAACGGCAAGACTCCTCTCCTGGACAAGAGATTTGATCAGGACGAATCTGCCTCGCGCTACGTCGGCCATGTCTTCGTACGGTTATCCGCTAAGGGAAGAAAATTCACGAATGTGGACTTTCGATATTCTACGTTCGACGCTTGTTATTTCAGGAATGCGCAATTCAATTCCTGCGATTTCACCGGCTGTCGGTTCGTCGGTTCCAATTTCCACGGCGCGACGTTTTCCGGATGCACGTTCGACTATTCGTCGTTCGAGAAGACCACGATCGATCCGACCATCCTCGACACAGAATACCCTAAGCCTGAAAACCTTCGTGCCCGCTTCGCCCGCACGCTCCGCATGAACTTTTCCCAGTTGGGGGATGTCGCATCAGCCAACAAGGCGATGAGGGTGGAGCTTGAAGCAACCGGTATTCATTGCCGGAAGGCCGTGTTCTCTGACGAAAAGTACTACAGATCGAAATACACAGGTGTCTTGTGGTGGAAAGCTCTTTACGACCTTCTGCTCTTCCGGTTGGGCGACTTCGTCTGGGGTAACGGCGAGAGCCTTGGCCGCCTGCTGCGTTGCGTGCTGCTGGTCCTGCTTGCGATGACCGCCTTCGACGTCGTGGAGTTCGGCAGTCCCAATTTGACGAGCAGTTGGGGAACGTCCTTCCTTCGTTCGTTCGAATTGTTCATGGGCGTGCCATTCGATCCAGTCGATTATCCCAAGCCATATGTCGGCATCATGACGTTGGTTCGGCTTATTGCTATCGCGTTCCTAATCTCTATCGTCTTCAAGAAGTTCAATAGGCGCTAA